CATCAGGAGTATCCGGCGTAACCTTAGTTACACCTTCCTCAATGTTTTTGGGCTTACATTAAGTGTAGCCGCCTGCCTGGTTATTTTTCTGGTTGTGAGAAATGAACTGAGCTATGACAGCTATCATAAAAAAGCAGACCGTACTTATCGTGTTACGTTGCATGCACTGGATTTTAATCCCAGTGTTTCTATGGCAGTAGTACCGGCTATGCGTACAGATTTTCCGGAGCTGGAAGCCGTGTCACAGGCATTCTTTCAGACCAATGGTCTTGTAAAGGCGGGGAATACCAGCTACATTGAAAAAAGGTATGGTTTTGTTGATGAACAATTTACCAGCATCTTCGATTTTGAATGGCTGGCCGGCAATCCCAAGAGTGCGTTGCAAGAACCCAATACAGCTGTATTGACAGAAAGTATTGCCCGGAAATTTTTTGGAGATAAAGATGCAATGGGACAGATCTTCCGGCTGAATAACGAATTTGATGTGAAGGTAACAGGACTGATCAAAGACCTGCCCGGCAATACACATTTACCAATTCAGTTCATGGTTTCTTTTGCCACAATCCGGCAGGATCTGCAATCGCACGGAGCGATGTCAGAATTCTATGCTATTATGGGCGGGAATGCCTACATCGTTCTTCCGCCACATTATTCTGCGCTGCAACTGGAGAAAAAAATTCCCGCATTTATAAAAAAGAACTGGGGGCAGGACATTGCAAAAGAGGCGTCGCTGCTGTTACAGCCGATGAAAGATATTCATTTTGACCAACGTTATCTGAACAATTCAAACAGTCCTACTACCTCCCGGAAGATTTACTGGGGGCTGGCTATTATTGCATTGTTTATTATGGTTACGGCCTGCATTAATTTTATCAACCTGGCAACAGCGCAGTCTATGCGGCGTGCAAAAGAAGTAGGCGTAAGAAAAGTGCTGGGTGCTAACCGCCCGCAACTGATCTGGCAGTTCCTGAGTGAAACGTCGTTTCTTGTGTTTGTAGCATTGTTACTTGGTGTGGTAAGTGCCTTCCTGTTTATCCCACAGGTGGCGACCTGGCTGGATGTAAAGATCAGTAACCGGCAGCTGCTGCAGCCGGTAGTATTGGGCCTTGTAGTATCACTTGGCATACTCATCATGTTGCTGGCCGGATTATACCCGGCTTTTGTACAATCATCCTTCCGCCCCGTGGAATCGCTGAAACGTACTACCGGACACGTTTACCACGGACTCTCCTTACGTAAGGGCCTGGTGTTTATACAGTTCGCCATTTCACAGATCCTCATTGTTGGTACACTGGTAGTAGCGAAACAAATGGATTTTCTGAAAGCAGGAGATCTTGGATTTGACAAGGAAGCTGTTGTTACTTTCAACCTGCCGCAAAAAATTAACCAGGAGGTATTGAAGCAGCAGCTCATCGATGACCCTGGTGTGGCTATGGTTAGTTTTTCTTCCGGCGCTCCTTCCTATAATAGTTCTTTTACTACGCTCCAGGCGCCGGAGTTTGGCGTAACCAAAGATGATGTAACAGAGATGAAGTTTATAGATGAACAATATACTTCCATGTTCGGATTGAAGATGCTGGCGGGCCGCGCTGTGGCCAAACTAGGTAAAAATGATACGATACCGAATATCGTTGTCAACGAAACACTCATTCACAAATTTGGGATGCGTCAACCGGAAGATGCTGTCGGCAAACGGGTGATTGTTGGCGGACGGTCTTCTGTTATTATGGGTGTTGTGCAGGATTTTCAAAGTGAATCAAAGCATAAGCTACGCAGACCTTGCGTGTTGCTGTATAATCCCAATGTTTTCTTTGCCGCCAGTGTCAGGCTACGGCCGCAGGAAATGCAAAAGACGATGGCGCATATTCAAAAAATGTGGACGGCGCTTTTTCCTGATGATGTATTCCAGTATGAGTTCCTTGATGACCACATCGCAAGTTTGTATAAGCAAGAGGCAAAAGTGTACACTGCTTTCCGGCTCTTCTCTTCCCTTGCCATTCTCATTGGCTGTTTAGGGTTATATGGGCTGGTTGCTTTTTCCGCTGTGCAACGTACCCGGGAGGTGGGAATCCGCAAAGTGCTGGGGGCTTCCCTGGTGGATATCGTAGGTTTGTTTGCCAAAGAATTTATCCTGCTGATCATCCTGGCTTTCTTTATTGCAGCTCCTGTAGCCTATCTCGTCATGAACTATTGGCTGGGCAATTTTGCCTACCATATAAATATTGGCGGCGGTATGTTCCTGGCTGGTATCGGTATCTCTTTCCTGATAGCAGCATTTACCATTGCTTACCAGTCGCTGAAGGCCGCACTGGCTAATCCCCTGAAAAGCTTGCAGACCGAATAATTGAAAAGGTGTGGTAATAGGGAGGGGCAATTGTTTTACTGAAGTTGTTTTGTTATAGTAAGTATTGTAATATTTTTTTGTAAATTTCATTTCAGGAAGCTTTACATACTTACTTATTTAAACCCATGGTCATGAAACTGAAAAAATCTTTTATAGTGGTGTCTGCCCTGTTGGTTGCCGGCACCCTATGTTCCCTGGCGTTGCCCCAGGAAAATGAAAAGGCAAAGAACCTGAAGGTATTACCCAAAAACATCAGCCATGAGGAGCTGATTACAGTGATGAAGGGATTTAATGCGGCCCTGGGGGTGAAATGTAATTTCTGTCATGCTCCACAGAAGGATGATCCAAAGAAGCTGGATTTCCCCAGTGATGAAAACCCGCACAAAGGGGTGGCCCGTGATATGATAAGAATGACAAAACGTATCAATAAGAAGTTTTTTAAAGGAAGTGAAGTAATGTCGGTATCCTGTTATACCTG
The Chitinophaga sp. MM2321 DNA segment above includes these coding regions:
- a CDS encoding ABC transporter permease, coding for MLSNYFTIAIRSIRRNLSYTFLNVFGLTLSVAACLVIFLVVRNELSYDSYHKKADRTYRVTLHALDFNPSVSMAVVPAMRTDFPELEAVSQAFFQTNGLVKAGNTSYIEKRYGFVDEQFTSIFDFEWLAGNPKSALQEPNTAVLTESIARKFFGDKDAMGQIFRLNNEFDVKVTGLIKDLPGNTHLPIQFMVSFATIRQDLQSHGAMSEFYAIMGGNAYIVLPPHYSALQLEKKIPAFIKKNWGQDIAKEASLLLQPMKDIHFDQRYLNNSNSPTTSRKIYWGLAIIALFIMVTACINFINLATAQSMRRAKEVGVRKVLGANRPQLIWQFLSETSFLVFVALLLGVVSAFLFIPQVATWLDVKISNRQLLQPVVLGLVVSLGILIMLLAGLYPAFVQSSFRPVESLKRTTGHVYHGLSLRKGLVFIQFAISQILIVGTLVVAKQMDFLKAGDLGFDKEAVVTFNLPQKINQEVLKQQLIDDPGVAMVSFSSGAPSYNSSFTTLQAPEFGVTKDDVTEMKFIDEQYTSMFGLKMLAGRAVAKLGKNDTIPNIVVNETLIHKFGMRQPEDAVGKRVIVGGRSSVIMGVVQDFQSESKHKLRRPCVLLYNPNVFFAASVRLRPQEMQKTMAHIQKMWTALFPDDVFQYEFLDDHIASLYKQEAKVYTAFRLFSSLAILIGCLGLYGLVAFSAVQRTREVGIRKVLGASLVDIVGLFAKEFILLIILAFFIAAPVAYLVMNYWLGNFAYHINIGGGMFLAGIGISFLIAAFTIAYQSLKAALANPLKSLQTE
- a CDS encoding c-type cytochrome, whose amino-acid sequence is MKLKKSFIVVSALLVAGTLCSLALPQENEKAKNLKVLPKNISHEELITVMKGFNAALGVKCNFCHAPQKDDPKKLDFPSDENPHKGVARDMIRMTKRINKKFFKGSEVMSVSCYTCHNGNEEPKTKPEVASAK